A single Ctenopharyngodon idella isolate HZGC_01 chromosome 22, HZGC01, whole genome shotgun sequence DNA region contains:
- the tnfrsf9a gene encoding tumor necrosis factor receptor superfamily member 9a has protein sequence MPSAFQGLYVLLMFSQVLNYTVGSDTGCEDWTLSGSHDVCCKRCKPGNRLVESCGREPEKLCTPCEPGTYTVTFDMSCLRCTQCVGVQFTLKPCTISSDTVCGCKAGYRCGNAECSFCVTECKEGEEPTKKRMCKKCPPGTFNDKVHSSCREFKSCPDGEILFKGNATSDAICKNSGKKSEQDTLPVKKEEPPEQTIWLPVFIAGGMAGLAGLCIIASVVAYVKAQNKTEKKPKTDSTDQDNSDESRIMIVEQEDCSCRRPEQEQGGSSESINTQDSESKLIV, from the exons ATGCCGAGTGCTTTCCAAGGACTGTACGTCTTGCTGATGTTCAGTCAAGTACTGAACTACACTGTAGGTTCTGACACTGGCTGTGAAGACTGGACATTGTCTGGATCTCATGATGTCTGCTGCAAGAGATGCAAGCCAG GGAACCGCTTGGTGGAATCATGTGGAAGAGAGCCAGAAAAGCTCTGTACTCCCTGTGAACCTGGCACTTACACAGTCACTTTTGACATGTCCTGTTTGAGATGTACCCAGTGTGTAG GTGTACAGTTTACACTTAAACCCTGCACTATCAGCAGCGATACTGTATGCGGATGCAAGGCTGGATATCGGTGTGGAAATGCTGAATGTTCTTTCTGTGTTACTGAATGCAAGGAGGGCGAGGAGCCCACCAAAAAAC GAATGTGTAAAAAATGTCCACCTGGAACATTCAATGATAAAGTCCACAGTAGTTGCAGAGAGTTTAAAAG TTGTCCTGATGGAGAGATTTTGTTCAAAGGAAATGCTACCAGTGACGCTATCTGCAAAAATTCAGGCAAAA AATCTGAACAAGATACCTTACCTGTAAAGAAAGAAG AACCTCCAGAACAGACAATCTGGCTTCCGGTCTTCATTGCTGGAGGGATGGCAGGGTTGGCTGGCCTTTGTATCATAGCATCAGTGGTTGCATACGTAAAGGcacaaaataaaacagagaaGAAGCCAAAAACTGATAGCACTGACCAAG ACAACTCAGATGAGTCCAGGATTATGATAGTGGAACAGGAAGACTGTAGTTGCCGTCGTCCTGAGCAGGAACAGGGTGGCAGCTCAGAGTCCATAAATACGCAAGATTCAGAGTCTAAACTCATAGTGTGA